A single Vigna radiata var. radiata cultivar VC1973A chromosome 8, Vradiata_ver6, whole genome shotgun sequence DNA region contains:
- the LOC106771600 gene encoding auxin-responsive protein IAA32 produces MDSNTSSFLLNSSTLHSVFYQDKQDDGLIDLGLSLGTVQHEAYHSSSNLYDDDLMNWPQSNLNLKNSSTMHGRSVNENFDEEIEGVQSNERWAYVKVNMDGVTIGRKICVLDHGGYSSLALQLEDMFGNQSVSGLRLFQSRSDYSLFYKDRQDNWRPVGDVPWKEFIECVKRLRIARKNAGIVS; encoded by the exons ATGGATTCAAACACATCAAGCTTTCTTTTGAACTCTTCAACTCTGCACTCAGTTTTCTACCAAGATAAACAAGATGATGGCTTAATTGACCTGGGTCTCAGTCTCGGAACTGTTCAGCACGAAGCTTACCATTCTTCCAGCAACT TGTATGATGATGACCTTATGAACTGGCCTCAGTCTAATCTGAACCTGAAGAACTCAAGCACAATGCATGGTAGATCTGTGAACGAAAATTTTGATGAAGAGATAGAGGGGGTCCAGAGCAATGAGAGATGGGCTTATGTGAAGGTGAACATGGATGGGGTTACCATTGGTAGGAAAATTTGTGTGCTTGATCACGGTGGATACTCAAGCCTAGCACTTCAATTAGAAGACATGTTTG GAAACCAATCTGTTTCTGGATTAAGATTGTTCCAATCGAGATCAGACTACTCATTGTTCTACAAGGACAGACAAGATAATTGGAGACCTGTCGGTGATGTACCTTGGAA GGAGTTTATAGAATGTGTAAAAAGGTTGAGGATTGCGAGAAAGAACGCAGGCATTGTTTCTTGA
- the LOC106772616 gene encoding receptor protein kinase-like protein ZAR1, with protein sequence MFPFVLLFYFFLLCCYSIAPLVHSLNAEGSVLLTLKQSLTDPQGSMSNWNSSDENPCSWNGITCKDQNVVSISIPKRKLSGSLPSSLGSLSQLRHVNFRNNKLFGDLPTQLFQAQGLQSLVLYGNLFSGPVSSEIQNLRYLQTLDLSQNFFNGSLPAAIVQCKRLKSLVLSQNNFSGPLPDGFGTELSSLERLNLSFNHFNGSIPSDLGNLSSLQGTVDLSHNHFSGSIPASLGNLPEKVYIDLTFNNLNGPIPQNGALMNRGPTAFIGNPGLCGPPLKNSCGPDTPSASSPPSFPFIPNNSSAEGSMGSEKNKGLSTGAVVSIVVGDIIGICLLGLLFSFCYSRVCGFNQDLDEDGINKGSKGRKECFCFRKDESEALSDNNVEQYDLVPLDSHVTFDLDELLKASAFVLGKSGIGIMYKVVLEDGLALAVRRLGEGGSQRFKEFQTEVEAIGKLRHPNIATLRAYYWSVDEKLLIYDYISNGSLDTAIHGKAGLLTFAPLSWSYRLKIMKGTARGLVYLHEFSPKKYVHGDLKPSNILLGHDMEPHISDFGVGRLANIAGGSPTLQSNRVVAEKQHGRQKSISTEVTTGVMGNGYMAPEALKVVKPSQKWDVYSYGVMLLEMITGKPSIVQLGNSEMDLVQWIQFCIEEKKPLVEVLDPYLADDADKEEEIIGVLKIAMACVHSSPEKRPTMRHVLDVLDRLTISSD encoded by the exons ATGTTcccttttgttttgttgttttactttttccttCTTTGCTGCTACTCTATTGCACCTTTGGTGCATTCTCTGAATGCCGAAGGCTCCGTGCTTTTGACACTAAAGCAGTCGCTCACAGACCCTCAAGGCTCCATGAGTAACTGGAATTCCTctgatgaaaacccttgttcaTGGAATGGGATCACTTGCAAGGACCAGAATGTTGTGTCCATCAGCATCCCGAAGAGGAAACTCTCTGGCTCTCTCCCTTCTTCTCTGGGATCTCTCTCCCAGCTCCGCCATGTCAACTTCAGGAACAACAAGCTTTTCGGAGACTTGCCTACACAGCTCTTTCAAGCTCAGGGACTGCAAAGCTTGGTGCTTTATGGTAATTTATTTTCTGGGCCTGTTTCTAGTGAGATTCAGAATCTCAGGTACCTTCAAACTCTAGatttatcacaaaatttcttTAACGGGTCATTGCCTGCTGCAATTGTCCAATGTAAGAGACTCAAGTCCCTTGTTCTCAGTCAGAACAATTTTTCTGGCCCCTTGCCAGATGGGTTTGGCACTGAATTATCTTCTCTGGAAAGACTAAACCTTTCTTTCAATCACTTCAATGGGTCAATTCCCAGTGATTTGGGAAATCTGTCAAGCCTGCAAGGAACTGTTGATTTGTCTCATAATCATTTCAGTGGTTCAATTCCAGCCAGCCTTGGTAATCTGCCTGAGAAGGTTTACATTGATCTTACTTTCAACAATTTAAACGGTCCAATTCCTCAGAATGGTGCTTTGATGAACAGAGGACCAACTGCCTTTATTGGCAATCCTGGTCTATGTGGTCCTCCTTTGAAGAATTCATGCGGTCCTGATACTCCATCTGCTAGTTCACCTCCATCGTTTCCATTTATTCCAAATAACAGTTCGGCTGAGGGTTCCATGGGAAGTGAGAAAAATAAAGGGCTAAGTACGGGAGCTGTGGTTAGCATTGTTGTGGGTGATATAATTGGAATTTGCCTCTTAGGTTTGCTGTTCTCTTTTTGCTACTCAAGGGTTTGTGGTTTTAACCAGGATCTTGATGAAGATGGAATTAACAAGGGAAGCAAAGGGAGGAAAGAGTGTTTCTGTTTCAGAAAGGATGAATCCGAGGCCCTGTCTGATAATAATGTTGAGCAATATGATCTTGTCCCATTAGATTCCCATGTGACTTTTGATTTGGATGAGCTTCTCAAGGCTTCAGCTTTTGTTTTGGGTAAGAGTGGAATAGGGATTATGTACAAAGTGGTGCTTGAAGATGGGCTTGCTTTGGCTGTGAGGAGATTGGGGGAGGGAGGTTCTCAAAGGTTTAAAGAGTTCCAAACCGAGGTAGAAGCAATAGGGAAGTTAAGACATCCAAATATTGCAACTCTGAGAGCCTATTACTGGTCTGTTGATGAGAAGCTTCTCATATATGATTATATATCCAACGGAAGCCTTGATACAGCAATTCATG GGAAGGCTGGACTTCTGACATTTGCACCACTTTCTTGGTCCTATCGATTGAAGATCATGAAAGGAACCGCAAGAGGATTGGTCTATCTGCATGAATTTAGCCCCAAAAAATATGTACATGGAGACCTGAAGCCAAGTAACATACTTCTTGGACACGACATGGAACCCCACATTTCTGACTTTGGAGTTGGGCGCCTTGCAAACATTGCTGGAGGGTCGCCAACCTTGCAATCCAACCGAGTGGTTGCAGAGAAACAACATGGAAGACAAAAGAGCATCTCCACTGAAGTCACTACCGGTGTGATGGGAAACGGTTATATGGCTCCAGAAGCACTGAAAGTTGTGAAGCCATCACAGAAATGGGATGTTTACTCATATGGAGTGATGTTGTTGGAAATGATCACAGGAAAACCATCCATTGTCCAGTTGGGGAACTCAGAAATGGACCTTGTTCAGTGGATTCAGTTCTGCATTGAGGAAAAGAAGCCACTCGTGGAGGTGTTAGACCCTTACTTGGCTGATGATGCAGATAAGGAGGAGGAGATTATCGGAGTTTTGAAGATTGCAATGGCTTGTGTCCATAGCAGCCCTGAAAAGAGACCTACGATGAGGCACGTGCTTGATGTTTTGGATAGATTGACTATTTCCTCTGATTGA
- the LOC106772842 gene encoding uncharacterized protein LOC106772842 isoform X3, whose translation MTESCIRTVVEAIHSSSFQAVLHLTGGASQTVGSLLSVPGASNTVLEVVVPYSKMSLIQLLGKIPSQFCSQQTAEDMALLAYNRALKLSTPGSPVVGVGFTGSLASSRPKLGEHRLYMSTRTADQLWISRVTLTKGLRTREEEDGVSSHLLIKAIANACKIRAASISVLSESDVSDECVTHFNEDQQLEQLINGQICFKIYPFLNEIPAERKIIMPGSFNPLHDGHLKLMEVATRICRDGYPCFEISAVNADKPPLSVSQIKDRVKQFEKIGKTVIISNQPYFYKKAELFPGSAFVIGADTAVRLINPKYYDGDYYKMLKILIGCKETGCTFLVGGRNVDGAFKVLDDIDVPEELKDMFVSIPAEQFRMDISSTEIRNASAM comes from the exons ATGACGGAGAGTTGCATCCGAACCGTCGTAGAAGCCATTCACTCCTCTTCTTTCCAAGCCGTTCTGCATCTCACCGGCGGAGCATCTCAG ACGGTGGGTTCGTTGCTATCAGTTCCCGGTGCTTCAAACACTGTGCTCGAAGTTGTGGTTCCTTACTCTAAGATGTCTCTCATACAGTTACTTGGAAAG ATTCCATCCCAGTTTTGCAGCCAACAGACGGCCGAAGATATGGCTTTATTGGCTTATAATCGCGCTCTTAAGCTCTCTACGCCAG GGTCCCCAGTTGTTGGCGTGGGTTTCACTGGCTCTTTGGCTAGCAGTCGTCCAAAACTCGGGGAACACCG ACTTTACATGTCAACAAGAACAGCTGACCAACTGTGGATATCAAGAGTGACCTTGACTAAG GGGCTTCGCAcacgagaagaagaagatggagttTCTAGTCATCTTTTGATCAAG GCAATTGCAAATGCATGCAAAATTCGTGCAGCATCAATTTCAGTGTTGAGTGAATCAGATGTATCGGATGAATGTGTAACACATTTCAATGAAGATCAGCAGTTAGAGCAACTTATAAATGGTCAAATATGCTTTAAAATTTACCCATTTTTAAATG AGATACCGgctgaaagaaaaataataatgcctGGTTCTTTCAATCCATTACATGATGGGCATCTCAAGCTTATGGAAGTTGCTACTCG CATTTGTCGTGATGGGTATCCTTGCTTTGAAATATCTGCTGTCAATGCAGACAAACCTCCATTGTCAGTGTCTCAGATCAAAGACCGTGtcaaacaatttgaaaaaattg GTAAAACAGTAATTATATCGAATCAGccttatttttataagaagGCTGAACTTTTTCCAGGCAGTGCTTTTGTAATTGGAGCTGACACGGCAGTGAGGCTTATTAAT CCTAAATATTATGACGGTGACTACTACAAGATGTTGAAGATACTGATTGGATGTAAAGAAACAGGATGCACTTTCCTTGTGGGTGGTCGGAATGTAGATGGTGCTTTCAAG GTTCTAGATGATATTGATGTTCCAGAAGAACTAAAAGACATGTTCGTCTCCATTCCAGCAGAGCAGTTCCGCATGGATATATCCTCCACTGAAATAAGAAATGCAAGTGcgatgtaa
- the LOC106772842 gene encoding uncharacterized protein LOC106772842 isoform X1: MTESCIRTVVEAIHSSSFQAVLHLTGGASQTVGSLLSVPGASNTVLEVVVPYSKMSLIQLLGKIPSQFCSQQTAEDMALLAYNRALKLSTPGSPVVGVGFTGSLASSRPKLGEHRLYMSTRTADQLWISRVTLTKGLRTREEEDGVSSHLLIKAIANACKIRAASISVLSESDVSDECVTHFNEDQQLEQLINGQICFKIYPFLNEIPAERKIIMPGSFNPLHDGHLKLMEVATRHICSICRDGYPCFEISAVNADKPPLSVSQIKDRVKQFEKIGKTVIISNQPYFYKKAELFPGSAFVIGADTAVRLINPKYYDGDYYKMLKILIGCKETGCTFLVGGRNVDGAFKVLDDIDVPEELKDMFVSIPAEQFRMDISSTEIRNASAM, encoded by the exons ATGACGGAGAGTTGCATCCGAACCGTCGTAGAAGCCATTCACTCCTCTTCTTTCCAAGCCGTTCTGCATCTCACCGGCGGAGCATCTCAG ACGGTGGGTTCGTTGCTATCAGTTCCCGGTGCTTCAAACACTGTGCTCGAAGTTGTGGTTCCTTACTCTAAGATGTCTCTCATACAGTTACTTGGAAAG ATTCCATCCCAGTTTTGCAGCCAACAGACGGCCGAAGATATGGCTTTATTGGCTTATAATCGCGCTCTTAAGCTCTCTACGCCAG GGTCCCCAGTTGTTGGCGTGGGTTTCACTGGCTCTTTGGCTAGCAGTCGTCCAAAACTCGGGGAACACCG ACTTTACATGTCAACAAGAACAGCTGACCAACTGTGGATATCAAGAGTGACCTTGACTAAG GGGCTTCGCAcacgagaagaagaagatggagttTCTAGTCATCTTTTGATCAAG GCAATTGCAAATGCATGCAAAATTCGTGCAGCATCAATTTCAGTGTTGAGTGAATCAGATGTATCGGATGAATGTGTAACACATTTCAATGAAGATCAGCAGTTAGAGCAACTTATAAATGGTCAAATATGCTTTAAAATTTACCCATTTTTAAATG AGATACCGgctgaaagaaaaataataatgcctGGTTCTTTCAATCCATTACATGATGGGCATCTCAAGCTTATGGAAGTTGCTACTCG ACATATATGCAGCATTTGTCGTGATGGGTATCCTTGCTTTGAAATATCTGCTGTCAATGCAGACAAACCTCCATTGTCAGTGTCTCAGATCAAAGACCGTGtcaaacaatttgaaaaaattg GTAAAACAGTAATTATATCGAATCAGccttatttttataagaagGCTGAACTTTTTCCAGGCAGTGCTTTTGTAATTGGAGCTGACACGGCAGTGAGGCTTATTAAT CCTAAATATTATGACGGTGACTACTACAAGATGTTGAAGATACTGATTGGATGTAAAGAAACAGGATGCACTTTCCTTGTGGGTGGTCGGAATGTAGATGGTGCTTTCAAG GTTCTAGATGATATTGATGTTCCAGAAGAACTAAAAGACATGTTCGTCTCCATTCCAGCAGAGCAGTTCCGCATGGATATATCCTCCACTGAAATAAGAAATGCAAGTGcgatgtaa
- the LOC106772842 gene encoding uncharacterized protein LOC106772842 isoform X2, which yields MTESCIRTVVEAIHSSSFQAVLHLTGGASQTVGSLLSVPGASNTVLEVVVPYSKMSLIQLLGKIPSQFCSQQTAEDMALLAYNRALKLSTPVVGVGFTGSLASSRPKLGEHRLYMSTRTADQLWISRVTLTKGLRTREEEDGVSSHLLIKAIANACKIRAASISVLSESDVSDECVTHFNEDQQLEQLINGQICFKIYPFLNEIPAERKIIMPGSFNPLHDGHLKLMEVATRHICSICRDGYPCFEISAVNADKPPLSVSQIKDRVKQFEKIGKTVIISNQPYFYKKAELFPGSAFVIGADTAVRLINPKYYDGDYYKMLKILIGCKETGCTFLVGGRNVDGAFKVLDDIDVPEELKDMFVSIPAEQFRMDISSTEIRNASAM from the exons ATGACGGAGAGTTGCATCCGAACCGTCGTAGAAGCCATTCACTCCTCTTCTTTCCAAGCCGTTCTGCATCTCACCGGCGGAGCATCTCAG ACGGTGGGTTCGTTGCTATCAGTTCCCGGTGCTTCAAACACTGTGCTCGAAGTTGTGGTTCCTTACTCTAAGATGTCTCTCATACAGTTACTTGGAAAG ATTCCATCCCAGTTTTGCAGCCAACAGACGGCCGAAGATATGGCTTTATTGGCTTATAATCGCGCTCTTAAGCTCTCTACGCCAG TTGTTGGCGTGGGTTTCACTGGCTCTTTGGCTAGCAGTCGTCCAAAACTCGGGGAACACCG ACTTTACATGTCAACAAGAACAGCTGACCAACTGTGGATATCAAGAGTGACCTTGACTAAG GGGCTTCGCAcacgagaagaagaagatggagttTCTAGTCATCTTTTGATCAAG GCAATTGCAAATGCATGCAAAATTCGTGCAGCATCAATTTCAGTGTTGAGTGAATCAGATGTATCGGATGAATGTGTAACACATTTCAATGAAGATCAGCAGTTAGAGCAACTTATAAATGGTCAAATATGCTTTAAAATTTACCCATTTTTAAATG AGATACCGgctgaaagaaaaataataatgcctGGTTCTTTCAATCCATTACATGATGGGCATCTCAAGCTTATGGAAGTTGCTACTCG ACATATATGCAGCATTTGTCGTGATGGGTATCCTTGCTTTGAAATATCTGCTGTCAATGCAGACAAACCTCCATTGTCAGTGTCTCAGATCAAAGACCGTGtcaaacaatttgaaaaaattg GTAAAACAGTAATTATATCGAATCAGccttatttttataagaagGCTGAACTTTTTCCAGGCAGTGCTTTTGTAATTGGAGCTGACACGGCAGTGAGGCTTATTAAT CCTAAATATTATGACGGTGACTACTACAAGATGTTGAAGATACTGATTGGATGTAAAGAAACAGGATGCACTTTCCTTGTGGGTGGTCGGAATGTAGATGGTGCTTTCAAG GTTCTAGATGATATTGATGTTCCAGAAGAACTAAAAGACATGTTCGTCTCCATTCCAGCAGAGCAGTTCCGCATGGATATATCCTCCACTGAAATAAGAAATGCAAGTGcgatgtaa
- the LOC106772141 gene encoding alpha,alpha-trehalose-phosphate synthase [UDP-forming] 5, producing the protein MVSRSYSNLLDLTSCGSPTFGREKKRLPRVATVAGVLSELDDESSNNSVGSDTPSSVSQERMIIVGNQLPLRARRKDNGTWEFTWDEDSLLLQLQDGLGDDVETIYIGCLKEEIEPSEQDDVAQYLLDTFKCVPTFLPPELFSKFYHGFCKQHLWPLFHYMLPLSPDLGGRFDRSLWQAYVSVNKIFADKVMEVISPDDDFVWVHDYHLMVLPTFLRKRFNRVRLGFFLHSPFPSSEIYRTLPVRDELLRALLNSDLIGFHTFDYARHFLSCCSRMLGISYQSKRGYIGLEYYGRTVSIKILPVGIHIGQLQSVMSLPETESKVAELKSQFRDQTVLLGVDDMDIFKGISLKLLAMEQLLLQHPDKRGRVVLVQIANPARGRGKDVQEVQSETYATVKRINNTFGRPGYTPVVLIDRPLQSYERIAYYVIAECCLVTAVRDGMNLIPYEYIICRQGSEKIDEILGTDPLTQKRSMLVVSEFIGCSPSLSGAIRVNPWNIDAVAEAMDSALMVPEAEKQMRHEKHYRYVSTHDVAYWARSFLQDLERACRDHLRRRCWGIGFGLGFRVIALDPNFRKLSVEHIVSAYKRTKHRAILLDYDGTMVQPGSMSTTPNAEAVGILNILCRDTKNCVFIVSGRERGTLTEWFSSCERMGIAAEHGYFVRTNQNSEWETCVPVPDFEWKQIAEPVMQLYMETTDGSNIEAKESALVWNYEYADRDFGSCQAKELLDHLESVLANEPVSVKSSPNIVEVKPQGVSKGIVAERLLSTMKQKGVIPDFVLCIGDDRSDEDMFGVIMNARASLSPVAEVFPCTVGQKPSKAKYYLEDTSEILRMLQGLANASEHSTRTSSQPSN; encoded by the exons ATGGTTTCGAGGTCATATTCAAACTTGTTAGATCTTACTTCCTGTGGCTCCCCAACTTTCGGTCGCGAGAAGAAAAGGCTGCCTCGAGTGGCGACTGTTGCCGGAGTTCTGTCTGAACTAGATGATGAGTCCAGCAATAATAGTGTTGGCTCTGATACTCCATCCTCAGTCTCTCAAGAGAGGATGATAATTGTAGGTAACCAACTTCCACTAAGGGCACGCAGAAAAGACAATGGTACTTGGGAGTTCACTTGGGATGAGGACTCACTTCTTTTGCAGCTGCAAGATGGTCTTGGGGATGATGTGGAAACTATCTATATTGGTTGTCTTAAAGAAGAGATTGAGCCGAGTGAGCAAGATGATGTTGCCCAGTACTTGCTGGACACTTTCAAATGCGTGCCCACCTTTCTCCCACCTGAGCTTTTCAGTAAATTCTACCATGGATTCTGCAAACAACATCTGTGGCCTTTATTTCACTACATGCTTCCGCTTTCGCCTGATCTCGGTGGTAGATTCGATAGGTCCCTTTGGCAGGCTTATGTTTCTGTGAACAAGATATTTGCGGATAAAGTGATGGAAGTCATCAGCCCTGATGACGACTTTGTGTGGGTTCATGACTACCATCTGATGGTACTTCCAACATTTTTGAGAAAGAGATTTAACAGGGTTAGACTAGGATTCTTCCTCCACAGTCCCTTTCCTTCCTCTGAGATATACCGAACCCTTCCTGTCAGGGACGAACTTCTTAGAGCTCTTCTGAATTCTGACCTTATTGGGTTTCATACTTTTGATTATGCCAGGCATTTCCTCTCCTGTTGCAGTAGAATGCTTGGAATTTCTTACCAATCTAAGCGGGGTTACATTGGTCTTGAGTACTATGGAAGAACTGTAAGCATTAAGATTCTTCCTGTTGGTATTCATATAGGTCAGCTCCAATCAGTCATGAGTCTTCCCGAGACAGAAAGCAAGGTTGCAGAGTTAAAAAGCCAGTTCAGAGATCAAACTGTGCTGCTCGGGGTGGATGACATGGATATCTTCAAAGGAATCAGCTTAAAACTTTTGGCCATGGAACAATTGCTTTTGCAACATCCTGATAAGAGGGGCAGGGTTGTGCTTGTCCAAATAGCAAACCCTGCAAGAGGCCGCGGAAAGGACGTGCAGGAGGTACAAAGTGAAACTTATGCCACGGTGAAGAGGATAAATAATACTTTTGGAAGGCCTGGATACACACCTGTAGTCTTGATTGATAGACCACTTCAGAGTTACGAGCGAATTGCATATTATGTGATTGCTGAATGTTGCCTTGTTACAGCAGTGAGAGATGGGATGAACCTTATACCCTATGAATACATCATTTGTAGACAAGGAAGTGAGAAGATAGATGAGATCTTAGGGACAGACCCACTTACTCAAAAGAGGAGTATGCTGGTGGTGTCCGAGTTCATTGGCTGCTCCCCTTCGTTGAGTGGGGCAATTAGAGTGAATCCGTGGAACATTGATGCTGTTGCCGAGGCTATGGATTCTGCACTGATGGTCCCAGAGGCTGAAAAGCAGATGCGGCATGAGAAACATTATAGGTATGTTAGTACACATGATGTTGCATATTGGGCGCGCAGCTTCTTGCAGGATCTGGAAAGGGCATGTAGAGATCATCTAAGGAGACGATGCTGGGGAATTGGTTTTGGTTTAGGCTTTCGAGTAATAGCTTTGGATCCAAACTTTAGAAAGCTATCCGTGGAACATATTGTTTCAGCTTACAAGAGGACGAAGCACCGAGCAATTCTTTTGGATTATGATGGTACTATGGTGCAGCCTGGATCGATGAGTACAACACCTAATGCTGAAGCGGTTGGCATCTTGAACATCTTGTGCAGGGACACCAAGAATTGTGTTTTCATCGTAAGTGGAAGGGAGAGAGGGACTCTTACTGAATGGTTTTCTTCTTGTGAAAGGATGGGAATTGCTGCAGAGCATGGTTATTTTGTGAG GACAAATCAAAATTCAGAATGGGAAACATGTGTTCCAGTACCCGATTTTGAGTGGAAACAGATTGCTGAGCCGGTTATGCAATTGTATATGGAAACAACTGATGGTTCTAACATAGAGGCCAAAGAAAGTGCCCTTGTTTGGAATTACGAGTATGCAGACAGAGACTTTGGTTCATGTCAAGCTAAGGAGCTTCTTGATCACCTGGAAAGTGTTCTTGCCAACGAGCCAGTCTCTGTTAAAAGTAGTCCAAACATTGTAGAAGTAAAACCCCAG GGTGTAAGTAAGGGCATTGTAGCAGAACGTCTTCTCTCAACAATGAAACAAAAGGGGGTGATTCCAGATTTTGTTCTGTGCATTGGAGATGACAGATCAGACGAGGACATGTTTGGGGTGATAATGAATGCAAGGGCGTCACTGTCTCCAGTTGCTGAAGTGTTTCCTTGCACTGTTGGTCAGAAACCTAGCAAGGCCAAGTATTACTTGGAAGACAcaagtgagattttgagaatgTTGCAAGGCCTTGCCAATGCTTCTGAGCACTCTACTAGAACTTCTTCCCAACCTTCTAATTaa